A genome region from Thermomonospora amylolytica includes the following:
- a CDS encoding polysaccharide deacetylase family protein produces the protein MRGKIPLVACLVAAVLGVGAGTGPEVRTQAAADTDPALRDDLTALLADREWPRPKPGTWTVEQAADIPRGAVPTIRRINTKDKVVFLTIDDGYEYDPEFVRIVRERRIPIMTFLTTTYVKGQGQYFWALRRAGSRMENHTVDHPALNTLPLEAQRQQICGASAAIAQQYGRRPVFLRPPFGAMNELTQQAAKDCGIKLIMLWNTEFYNGTTGPGVGFNGFARGDGQGRGFQPGDIVLMHYRKGLAQQMQMILGWIEQQGFRAAAIENYIPRSLGGNAPDNATTVK, from the coding sequence ATGCGCGGCAAGATCCCCCTGGTCGCCTGCCTGGTCGCGGCCGTGCTGGGGGTGGGGGCCGGCACCGGCCCGGAGGTGCGCACCCAAGCCGCCGCCGACACCGACCCCGCGCTGCGCGACGACCTGACCGCGCTGCTGGCCGACCGGGAGTGGCCGCGGCCCAAGCCCGGTACGTGGACGGTGGAGCAGGCCGCCGACATCCCGCGCGGGGCGGTGCCGACGATCCGGCGGATCAACACCAAGGACAAGGTGGTGTTCCTGACGATCGACGACGGCTACGAGTACGACCCGGAATTCGTCCGGATCGTGCGGGAGCGGCGCATTCCCATCATGACCTTCCTGACCACGACGTACGTCAAGGGCCAGGGGCAGTATTTCTGGGCGCTGCGCCGGGCGGGTTCGCGCATGGAGAACCACACCGTGGACCATCCCGCGCTCAACACCCTTCCGCTGGAGGCGCAGCGGCAGCAGATCTGCGGCGCCTCCGCCGCCATCGCCCAGCAGTACGGCAGGCGCCCGGTGTTCCTGCGGCCGCCGTTCGGGGCGATGAACGAGCTCACCCAGCAGGCCGCCAAGGACTGCGGGATCAAGCTGATCATGCTGTGGAACACCGAGTTCTACAACGGCACCACCGGGCCGGGGGTGGGCTTCAACGGGTTCGCCCGCGGCGACGGGCAGGGCCGCGGATTCCAGCCCGGGGACATCGTGCTGATGCACTACCGCAAGGGGCTGGCGCAGCAGATGCAGATGATCCTCGGCTGGATCGAGCAGCAGGGTTTCCGGGCCGCCGCGATCGAGAACTACATTCCGCGTTCCCTCGGCGGCAACGCCCCGGACAACGCCACCACCGTCAAATGA
- a CDS encoding SRPBCC family protein, producing MLARSIPGCHSLEALGDDAYRMTITAGVAAIKGTYVGQVALAEPEPPHSFVLRARGQGAPGTVEATVTVRLSEDAGGTRVDYDADAVVGGMIGGVGQRMLGSVARRTAGEFFSSVERLLTAPAPVPEPAVPAPAPAPEGAAPAPAPAATFYGPAAEPAPAGAGVTGPMTLAFGMGGLVALAGVVIGYALGRRHGAG from the coding sequence GTGCTGGCCCGCAGCATCCCCGGCTGCCACAGCCTGGAGGCGCTGGGCGACGACGCGTACAGGATGACGATCACCGCGGGCGTCGCCGCCATCAAGGGCACCTACGTCGGACAGGTCGCGCTGGCCGAGCCGGAGCCGCCGCACTCGTTCGTGCTGCGCGCCCGCGGCCAGGGCGCCCCGGGCACGGTGGAGGCCACCGTCACCGTCCGGCTGTCGGAGGACGCGGGCGGCACCCGGGTCGACTACGACGCCGACGCGGTCGTCGGCGGCATGATCGGCGGTGTCGGCCAGCGGATGCTCGGCAGCGTCGCCCGGCGCACGGCCGGCGAGTTCTTCAGCTCGGTGGAACGCCTGCTCACCGCCCCGGCGCCGGTGCCCGAGCCCGCCGTCCCGGCCCCCGCTCCCGCCCCCGAGGGGGCGGCTCCGGCGCCCGCGCCCGCCGCGACCTTCTACGGCCCGGCCGCCGAGCCCGCCCCGGCCGGAGCGGGCGTGACCGGGCCGATGACGCTCGCGTTCGGGATGGGCGGCCTGGTCGCGTTGGCCGGCGTGGTCATCGGGTACGCCCTGGGACGTCGCCACGGCGCCGGCTGA
- a CDS encoding carbon-nitrogen hydrolase family protein, whose translation MRRFIAAAVQFAPAPGPLTAASVEANLDKAESFVRRCVAATGAELVVLPESCTTGFTPGVPAGELWSLMSAVPGPVTEPLQQAARELGVHVCMGTYERGDAGRGSGTVHNAAVLIGPTGDVLGVYRKTHPFGTENTTDGGWVTAGTDVCVVDTDLGRIGMAICFDGDFPELWRIQAVRGAEVICRPSALLRSADIWELTNRARAYDNHVYVVGANAVGADPAGTLYFGNSMIVTPIAEVVARAATQESWVAAELDPARAMASLSPGSSVPQPFDHLAARNLELYDKHAADLLGPARTSFPYGS comes from the coding sequence ATGCGGAGATTCATTGCGGCGGCGGTGCAGTTCGCCCCGGCCCCCGGGCCGCTGACCGCCGCGTCGGTCGAGGCCAACCTGGACAAGGCCGAGTCCTTCGTGCGGCGCTGCGTGGCCGCCACCGGCGCCGAACTGGTCGTGCTGCCGGAGTCGTGCACCACCGGGTTCACCCCCGGGGTGCCGGCGGGCGAGCTGTGGTCGCTGATGTCGGCCGTTCCCGGCCCGGTCACCGAGCCCCTCCAGCAGGCCGCCCGGGAACTGGGCGTGCACGTCTGCATGGGCACCTACGAGCGCGGCGATGCCGGCCGGGGCTCCGGCACCGTGCACAACGCGGCGGTGCTGATCGGCCCCACCGGCGACGTTCTCGGCGTCTACCGCAAGACCCACCCGTTCGGCACGGAGAACACCACCGACGGAGGGTGGGTGACCGCCGGGACGGACGTGTGCGTGGTCGACACCGACCTCGGCCGGATCGGCATGGCCATCTGCTTCGACGGGGACTTCCCCGAGCTGTGGCGGATCCAGGCGGTGCGCGGTGCCGAGGTGATCTGCCGCCCGTCGGCGCTGCTGCGGTCGGCCGACATCTGGGAGCTGACCAACCGGGCCCGCGCCTACGACAACCACGTCTACGTGGTGGGCGCCAACGCGGTCGGCGCCGACCCGGCGGGCACCCTGTACTTCGGCAACTCGATGATCGTGACCCCGATCGCCGAGGTGGTGGCGCGCGCCGCGACCCAGGAGTCGTGGGTGGCCGCCGAACTCGACCCCGCCAGGGCGATGGCGTCGCTGTCCCCCGGCTCGTCGGTGCCGCAGCCGTTCGACCATCTGGCCGCCCGCAACCTGGAGCTCTACGACAAGCACGCCGCCGACCTGCTGGGACCCGCGCGGACCTCGTTCCCGTACGGCTCCTGA
- a CDS encoding ATP-dependent Clp protease ATP-binding subunit, which translates to MVGGWYGPGGLDPFEELLARFFGAGGRRPVERVNLARFMSEPGRELIRDAATRAAEWGSPDLDTDHLLWAATRQEGSRHLLSKAGGDPDEIAGRIERAGGHGSPTDVPPMMTPSAKRALLDAYQISRAVGSSYIGPEHVLYALALNADSEAGRLLHEAHVTPEALREAAGVARPAPAPQPPPETPTLNEFARDLTELAREGRIDPVIGRDEEIAQTVEVLSRRTKNNPVLIGDPGVGKTAIVEGIAQRIADGEVPETLAGKRLVQLDLAGVVAGTRYRGDFEERMSKLIDEIRGNSEHLVVFIDEIHTMVTVGGGEGAMNAGNMLKPALSRGELHVIGATTIDEYRKNIEKDAALERRFQPILVPEPAEEDTVEILRGLRDRYEAHHQVRFGDEALVAAVQLSSRYLTDRFLPDKAIDLIDQAGARVRLRTRTPGRDVRELDQRIDQVRREKDQAVAEENYERAKMLRDELADLERRRSEAAPPPGGGHGPGTTVPEVTVEDIAEVVSRTSGIPVAQLTQEERERLLKLEERLHRRVIGQDEAVAAVAEAVRRSRAGMGDPDRPIGSFLFLGPTGVGKTELARALAEALFGSEDRMVRFDMSEFGERHTVSRLMGAPPGYVGYEEAGQLTEAVRRRPYSVLLLDEIEKAHHDVFNVLLQLLDDGRLTDAQGRTVDFRNTVVIMTSNLGSDVIGGSATLGFTADDGAVDASLRDRVMGRLREAFRPEFLNRIDEIIVFRRLEPRQLRQITDLLLEETRRRLHAQDVTIEFSTEAVDWLARRGYQPEFGARPLRRTIQREVDNRLSEMLLSGRLRPGAHVVVAVRGDAIDLEVTAGREAAAIGHS; encoded by the coding sequence ATGGTGGGGGGCTGGTACGGTCCCGGCGGCCTGGATCCCTTCGAGGAACTGCTCGCACGCTTCTTCGGGGCGGGCGGGCGCCGGCCGGTGGAACGCGTGAACCTCGCCCGGTTCATGAGCGAGCCGGGCCGGGAGCTGATCCGGGACGCGGCGACCCGGGCCGCCGAGTGGGGCAGCCCGGACCTGGACACCGACCATCTGCTGTGGGCGGCGACCCGGCAGGAGGGCTCGCGGCACCTGCTCAGCAAGGCGGGCGGCGACCCCGACGAGATCGCCGGCCGGATCGAACGGGCCGGCGGCCACGGGTCGCCGACCGACGTGCCGCCGATGATGACGCCGTCGGCCAAGCGGGCGCTGCTGGACGCCTACCAGATCTCCCGCGCCGTGGGCTCCTCCTACATCGGCCCCGAGCACGTGCTGTACGCGCTGGCCCTCAACGCCGACTCCGAGGCCGGGCGGCTGCTGCACGAGGCGCACGTCACCCCGGAGGCGCTGCGGGAGGCCGCCGGCGTGGCCCGGCCCGCCCCCGCCCCGCAGCCGCCGCCGGAGACCCCGACGCTGAACGAGTTCGCCCGCGACCTGACCGAGCTGGCCCGGGAGGGGCGGATCGACCCGGTGATCGGCCGGGACGAGGAGATCGCGCAGACCGTCGAGGTGCTGTCGCGGCGCACCAAGAACAACCCGGTGCTGATCGGCGACCCCGGGGTCGGCAAGACCGCCATCGTGGAGGGCATCGCCCAGCGCATCGCCGACGGCGAGGTCCCCGAGACGCTGGCCGGCAAGCGGCTGGTGCAGCTGGACCTGGCCGGGGTGGTGGCCGGCACCCGCTACCGCGGCGACTTCGAGGAGCGCATGTCCAAGCTGATCGACGAGATCCGCGGCAACTCCGAGCACCTGGTGGTGTTCATCGACGAGATCCACACCATGGTCACCGTGGGCGGCGGCGAGGGCGCGATGAACGCCGGCAACATGCTCAAGCCCGCGCTGTCCCGCGGCGAGCTGCACGTCATCGGCGCCACCACCATCGACGAGTACCGCAAGAACATCGAGAAGGACGCCGCCCTGGAACGCCGCTTCCAGCCGATCCTGGTGCCCGAGCCCGCCGAGGAGGACACCGTCGAGATCCTGCGCGGCCTGCGCGACCGGTACGAGGCCCACCACCAGGTCCGGTTCGGCGACGAGGCGCTGGTGGCGGCGGTGCAGCTGTCCAGCCGTTACCTGACCGACCGGTTCCTGCCCGACAAGGCCATCGACCTGATCGACCAGGCCGGCGCCCGGGTGCGGCTGCGCACCCGCACCCCCGGCCGGGACGTCCGCGAGCTGGACCAGCGGATCGACCAGGTGCGCCGGGAGAAGGACCAGGCGGTCGCCGAGGAGAACTACGAGCGCGCCAAGATGCTCCGCGACGAGCTGGCCGACCTGGAACGGCGGCGGAGCGAGGCGGCCCCGCCGCCGGGCGGCGGCCACGGCCCGGGCACCACGGTGCCCGAGGTGACGGTGGAGGACATCGCCGAGGTGGTGTCGCGGACCAGCGGCATCCCGGTCGCCCAGCTCACCCAGGAGGAGCGCGAGCGGCTGCTGAAGCTGGAGGAGCGCCTGCACCGGCGGGTGATCGGGCAGGACGAGGCGGTCGCCGCGGTCGCCGAGGCCGTCCGCAGGTCCCGCGCCGGGATGGGCGATCCGGACCGGCCGATCGGCAGCTTCCTGTTCCTCGGGCCGACCGGGGTCGGCAAGACCGAGCTGGCCCGGGCGCTGGCCGAGGCGCTGTTCGGCAGCGAGGACCGGATGGTCCGGTTCGACATGAGCGAGTTCGGCGAGCGGCACACCGTCAGCCGGCTGATGGGCGCGCCCCCCGGCTACGTCGGGTACGAGGAGGCCGGCCAGCTCACCGAGGCGGTCCGCCGCCGCCCGTACTCGGTGCTGCTGCTGGACGAGATCGAGAAGGCCCACCACGACGTGTTCAACGTGCTGCTGCAACTGCTGGACGACGGGCGGCTGACCGACGCCCAGGGCCGCACCGTGGACTTCCGCAACACCGTGGTGATCATGACCAGCAACCTGGGCTCGGACGTGATCGGCGGGTCGGCCACGCTGGGCTTCACCGCCGACGACGGCGCGGTGGACGCCTCGCTGCGCGACCGGGTGATGGGCCGGCTGCGCGAGGCGTTCCGGCCGGAGTTCCTGAACCGGATCGACGAGATCATCGTGTTCCGCCGGCTGGAGCCCCGCCAGCTCCGCCAGATCACCGACCTGCTGCTGGAGGAGACCCGCCGCCGGCTGCACGCCCAGGACGTCACCATCGAGTTCAGCACCGAGGCGGTCGACTGGCTGGCCCGCAGGGGGTACCAGCCGGAGTTCGGCGCCCGGCCGCTGCGCCGCACCATCCAGCGGGAGGTCGACAACCGGCTGTCGGAGATGCTGCTGTCCGGCAGGCTGCGGCCGGGCGCGCACGTCGTGGTGGCGGTGCGCGGCGACGCCATCGACCTGGAGGTGACCGCCGGGCGGGAGGCCGCCGCGATCGGGCACAGCTGA